Proteins encoded in a region of the Xylocopa sonorina isolate GNS202 chromosome 11, iyXylSono1_principal, whole genome shotgun sequence genome:
- the LOC143429348 gene encoding epimerase family protein SDR39U1 isoform X1 — protein sequence MASKHVVIGGGTGFIGTHIINSLSRKGVSYTCISRMPGPNRISWHDVESNGLPQNTTAVINIAGQNILDLKQRWSEGFKQNVINSRVETTKSLANAIIHTKAEAFVTISGVSYYKPNDTEYTEGSNCEKYDFLSELCHKWEAAAQLPKDSNIRQTTIRSGVVLGRNGGMIKQMYLPFFFGLGGSISNGNQYMPWIHIVDLVNLFLYSIETNNVHGILNGVAPQIVTNKEFTKAFARAMRRPALIPVPSIVLNSFFNKERAKIMLEGQKVVPKRVKELGFQYRYPDIDSACAELVGKNT from the exons ATGGCGTCAAAACACGTAGTTATAG GTGGTGGTACAGGATTTATCGGAACACACATAATAAATTCATTATCACGTAAAGGTGTTTCCTACACATGCATTTCCCGCATGCCTGGACCTAATCGAATATCATGG CATGATGTGGAATCTAATGGTTTACCTCAGAATACGACTGCTGTAATTAACATTGCTGGTCAGAATATACTCGATTTAAAACAACGATGGTCGGAAGGATTTAAGCAAAATGTTATAAATAGCAGAGTAGAAACAACAAAATCCTTGGCTAATGCTATAATACATACCAAAGCTGAAGCTTTTGTAACAATTTCTGGTGTATCTTATTATAAACCAAATGATACAGAATATACTGAAGGAAGCAATTGTGAGAAATATGATTTCTTATCAG AACTTTGTCATAAGTGGGAAGCAGCTGCACAACTTCCAAAAGATAGCAATATCAGACAAACTACAATTAGATCTGGAGTTGTATTAGGAAGAAATGGTGGTATGATTAAACAAATGTATTTACCATTTTTCTTTGGATTGGGTGGTTCTATTAGTAATGGAAATCAATACATGCCATGGATACACATAGTAGATTTGGTCAATTTGTTTCTTTACTCGATTGAAACAAACAATGTGCATGGTATATTAAACGGAGTTGCTCCTCAG ATTGTGACTAATAAAGAATTTACTAAAGCATTTGCACGTGCGATGCGAAGACCCGCTCTTATTCCTGTACCAAGTATTGTTTTGAATAGTTTTTTCAATAAAGAACGTGCAAAG ATTATGCTGGAAGGACAGAAAGTTGTGCCCAAGCGTGTCAAAGAATTAGGATTTCAGTACAGATATCCAGATATTGATTCTGCTTGTGCTGAATTAGTTGGTAAAAATACTTAA
- the Hexo1 gene encoding beta-hexosaminidase 1, with protein sequence MITFLLIIFVVRVGTSENAEESFSSPWHYTCKGGLCTKELITKEVTAPFSLEVCELFCDSSSSLWPKPTGHLSLSRNMIQLDPDKILLVSTHSGTKVEYLLEKNVALLINYVRSTGGVLAKSGGVGMSIRYTGFNETNDVKLTLDTDESYTLTVVQVDKTTLESTITAKSYFGVRHALETLSQMIVFDNLRNQIQIPNEISIVDGPVYSYRGVLLDTSRNFINKATILRTIDGMAMSKLNTLHWHIVDSQSFPYVSKTWPKFSKFGSYAIDKVYDQKDVKEIVEYALIRGIRVLPEFDAPAHVGEGWQWVGNNTVICFKAEPWRSYCVEPPCGQLNPTSEKVYEILEGIYKDMIQDFEPDLFHMGGDEVNINCWNSSADITNWMRTVNGWNLTESSFYRLWDYFQRRALEKLTIANGGKDIPVILWTSGLTNKENIKYLDPSKYIVQIWTTKDDPTIGRLLRNNFQIIFSNYDALYLDCGFSAWIGEGTNWCAPYKGWQTVYDNSPLRIARSQRLESKRKLILGGEAALWTEQVDSVTVDAKIWPRSAALAERLWAEPNSTWIHAEQRMLRHRERFVKRGIAAESLQPEWCLKNQGHCYA encoded by the exons ATGATAACTTTCCTACTTATTATTTTTGTTGTTCGAGTTGGAACAAGTGAAAATGCCGAAGAGTCGTTTAG TTCACCATGGCATTATACATGCAAGGGTGGTCTTTGTACAAAGGAATTGATCACAAAAGAAGTGACTGCACCATTCTCGTTGGAAGTGTGCGAATTATTCTGCGACTCTTCCAGCTCACTATGGCCAAAACCAACTGGTCATTTGTCGTTGAGTAGGAATATGATTCAACTTGATCCTGATAAAATTTTACTGGTTTCCACACATTCTGGGACTAAGGTCGAATACCTACTCGAGAAGAATGTAGCTTTATTAATTAACTATGTAAGGAGTACAGGCGGCGTACTAGCAAAATCTGGCGGCGTGGGCATGTCCATTCGATACACGGGTTTTAACGAAACTAACGATGTTAAATTAACATTGGATACGGACGAAAGTTACACTTTAACTGTAGTACAAGTGGACAAAACG ACGTTGGAGTCAACGATTACAGCGAAGTCATACTTTGGAGTACGGCATGCTCTGGAAACTCTGAGTCAAATGATCGTTTTCGATAATTTACGGAATCAGATTCAAATTCCGAACGAAATCTCGATCGTTGATGGACCTGTATATTCTTATCGCGGTGTGCTGTTGGATACTAGCAGAAATTTTATTAATAAGGCAACAATATTACGCACGATCGACGGTATGGCTATGTCCAAATTGAATACACTACATTGGCATATCGTTGACTCACAGAGCTTCCCTTATGTTAGTAAAACGTGGCCGAAATTTTCGAAATTCGGTTCTTATGCGATTGACAAAGTTTACGATCAAAAAGATGTGAAAGAAATCGTTGAATACGCTCTTATCCGTGGCATTAGAGTATTACCAGAGTTTGACGCTCCAGCCCACGTGGGAGAAGGATGGCAATGG GTCGGAAACAATACGGTTATCTGTTTCAAAGCGGAACCGTGGAGAAGTTATTGCGTTGAACCGCCTTGTGGTCAATTGAATCCGACTAGCGAAAAAGTATACGAAATTCTTGAAGGAATATACAAGGACATGATACAGGATTTTGAGCCAGATCTATTTCATATGGGCGGAGATGAAGTTAATATAAACTGTTGGAATTCTTCGGCTGACATTACAAATTGGATGAGAACTGTCAATGGCTGGAATCTAACGGAATCAAGTTTCTATAGGCTTTGGGATTACTTCCAACGAAGAGCATTGGAGAAATTGACAATCGCCAATGGTGGAAAGGACATACCCGTTATTTTATGGACTAGTGGCTTAACtaataaagaaaatattaaatatttagatCCCTCGAAGTACATCGTTCAAATTTGGACAACAAAAGATGATCCTACAATTGGTAGATTGTTGCGAAataattttcaaataattttttcGAATTACGATGCTCTCTATTTAGACTGTGG ctTTTCAGCCTGGATAGGTGAAGGTACCAATTGGTGCGCTCCTTACAAAGGATGGCAGACCGTTTACGATAATTCTCCTTTGAGAATAGCTAGATCACAACGTCTCGAAAGTAAACGGAAGCTTATATTAG GAGGTGAAGCAGCACTTTGGACAGAACAAGTCGATAGCGTGACAGTCGATGCGAAGATTTGGCCTAGATCTGCAGCACTTGCTGAAAGATTGTGGGCAGAACCAAATTCAACTTGGATCCATGCAGAACAAAGAATGCTTAGGCACAGAGAACGATTCGTAAAAAGAGGAATCGCTGCTGAAAGCTTACAACCTGAGTGGTGTTTGAAAAATCAGGGTCACTGTTATGCATAA
- the LOC143429090 gene encoding leucine-rich repeat-containing protein 59 — MNLKSVKDRLKDETLDLSLCDLKEVPVREIATIKKATHLDLSNNLLTSLPSTFVDLKQIVKLDLSRNMLTEIPINFGELKQLKYLDLYANQISRLPLSLSELKNLRWLDLKENPLTPAVASVAGPCSNLSECQACARNIVSYLSHIKLTIEEEKLRRLNALASTETDTGSTKKGGKKKKKKSIDKQNLDMNESNSIREVHQVENKVNFPSFVDNKNLANKGRFHKENAHQFFMSIFFWLSFVGLAIALIVVILPLYSKESELFIKYIEMNTGVPLKAFQKHSIDILYTFTQIIMKTYDDLYYAYEINFETGANTIKK, encoded by the exons ATGAATTTAAAGTCTGTTAAGGATAGATTGAAAGATGAAACCCTGGACCTTAGCTTGTGTGACCTGAAAGAAGTGCCTGTCCGAGAAATC GCAACTATTAAAAAGGCAACACACTTGGACTTGTCCAATAATCTATTAACTTCTTTGCCT AGTACTTTCGTTGATTTAAAGCAGATAGTTAAACTGGATCTTAGTAGGAATATGTTGACAGAAATTCCTATAAATTTTGGtgaattgaagcaattaaaataTTTGGATCTGTACGCGAATCAA ATAAGTAGGTTACCGCTCAGTTTAAGTGAATTAAAAAACTTGAGATGGCTGGATTTGAAAGAAAACCCTTTGACACCTGCTGTGGCTAGCGTTGCTGGCCCTTGTAGCAATTTAAGCGAATGTCAAGCTTGCGCGCGTAACATTGTTAGTTATTTGTCACACATAAAGTTGACCATTGAAGAAGAGAAATTGCGAAGATTAAATGCATTGG cAAGTACAGAGACTGATACTGGATCAACGAAAAAGGgggggaaaaagaagaaaaaaaaatcaataGACAAACAAAATTTAGATATGAATGAAAGTAATTCCATAAGAGAAGTGCACCAAGTTGAAAATAAAGTGAATTTTCCATCattcgtagataataaaaaTCTGGCCAATAAAGGACGCTTTCACAAAG AAAATGCACATCAATTCTTTATGTCTATTTTCTTTTGGCTTTCTTTTGTTGGCTTAGCAATTGCACTGATAGTTGTAATTCTACCATTGTATTCAAAAGAATCGGAATTGTTTATAAAatatattgaaatgaatacaggtGTACCTTTGAAAGCATTTCAGAAACATAGCATCGATATACTCTATACCTTTACGCAGATTATAATGAAGACTTATGACGATTTGTACTATGCCTACGAGATAAATTTTGAAACTGGCGCGAACacgattaagaaatga
- the Med10 gene encoding mediator complex subunit 10, with product MASPLENLETQLELFIENVRQIRIIVSDFQPQGQNVLNQKIQGLVSGLQEIDKLKSQVQDVHVPLEVFDYIDQGRNPQLYTKDCIEKALTKNEQVKGKIDAYRKFKANMLVELTRVFPHELAKYRAIRGDE from the exons ATGGCGTCTCCATTGGAAAACTTGGAGACGCAGCTGGAACTTTTTATTGAAAATGTTAGACAAATACGTATTATAGTGAGCGATTTTCAGCCTCAAGGACAAAATGTATTAAATCAAAAAAT TCAAGGGTTGGTAAGTGGATTACAAGAGATAGACAAGCTTAAGTCACAAGTACAAGATGTTCATGTGCCTCTAGAGGTGTTTGA TTACATTGACCAAGGAAGAAATCCACAGTTATATACCAAGGACTGTATAGAAAAGGCATTAACTAAAAATGAGCAAGTAAAAGGAAAGATTGATGCTTACAGAAAATTTAAAGCGAATATGCTTGTAGAACTAACTAGAGTTTTTCCACACGAGTTGGCTAAATATAGAGCAATACGAGGAGACGAATGA
- the LOC143429093 gene encoding uncharacterized protein LOC143429093, whose amino-acid sequence MTTRGSEPNDVTMGLNVEFTAILRDVVQFLDCLREVKLPITLESIRDSLLIRSKDTLTMFTVQRIGRAASPESYVNMNAAGSKGLMATLKTEAETQEYVGAEEHHQLQKQQQQDYYETFPKIDSTNNTALAVDETADQFQNKDEEIENKLMNIYASFSATQTKSNCQMCGCLYRKEGKKLFVFEQYRSCWVGLVGLHLLIYGNDRDNRPSLVLPIRGYMARAAPNAIPRDQRRSETTFELFRPGSRTFQFVARSRNDMEEWINKICELVNKEKAKHKEYSKSVENDTANSGTTLPNDQIDSNHREEQYQDVGSLGVDKLPNELSIAANTINEEIGKETDKFSPTNEFRKLDNNVSSSSTSSDNAIVTSHLHLSHPPPLPIRTPRRLPSVPVQHTSYGLADEEEDDIYHKIEDFRNTTPYENVVKTSQTEMNDIQTTIEESIVTQDDVRVCIKKRYMSDEIRKKENLEIDTRKSVGSRCELTYDDTINTILKENRAFDKHNKFASYDDVENMISNEKSIKSQATDKSYESTKSPQKRSFLSRVRSKKESPRKYEKKSKHKSQTPPFRSSPPPSPALPINNEKQPTYYDDVSDLMNIQQEVNRFVEEQSEYTCPPPPKPINEKPSVIIDVIDAHKFYDDVTTYREKAKNDPETPKLDQLTFKNPKHLHDPACMDSPAPCLISCENIDTSHQLFEDKEHYKAPRIESRSINPQTDDLYDDIAILADFTARQKEVSNKKDNEEITRSQVNPEKRSWNRFVSGRKSKTIDSIVAETDGHILNTIADPSDDMAEQHGSTRMNTFMKLISRMENSLGKATARTASSALSNKTNLTNNP is encoded by the exons ATGACGACGCGAGGAAGCGAGCCGAACGACGTTACGATGGGACTTAACGTCGAGTTCACGGCTATATTACGAG ATGTAGTACAATTTTTAGACTGCCTACGCGAAGTAAAACTTCCGATTACTTTGGAGAGTATTCGGGACAGTTTATTGATACGTTCGAAGGACACGCTAACGATGTTCACGGTGCAGCGAATTGGGAGAGCTGCTTCTCCGGAGTCGTATGTAAATATGAATGCAGCCGGATCGAAAGGTTTAATGGCGACTTTAAAAACAGAAGCTGAGACGCAAGAATACGTAGGAGCAGAGGAACACCATCAACTACAAAAACAGCAACAGCAAGATTATTATGAAACCTTTCCAAAAATCGATTCGACGAATAATACTGCACTCGCGGTAGACGAAACAGCTGATCAGTTTCAAAATAAAGACGAGGAAATAGAAAATAAACTAATGAATATATACGCAAGTTTCTCAGCAACGCAAACCAAAAGTAATTGCCAAATGTGTGGCTGTCTTTATAGAAAGGAGGGAAAGAAATTGTTCGTTTTTGAACAATACCGTTCATGTTGGGTTG GCCTGGTTGGACTGCATTTATTGATTTACGGAAATGATCGAGACAATCGTCCGTCCTTAGTTTTGCCGATTCGGGGTTACATGGCTCGAGCTGCTCCGAATGCGATTCCACGCGATCAACGTCGAAGCGAAACTACTTTTGAACTCTTTCGCCCTGGTAGCAGAACGTTTCAG TTCGTTGCAAGGAGTCGCAATGATATGGAAGAATGGATaaacaaaatttgcgaattaGTAAACAAGGAAAAAGCCAAGCATAAAGAATATTCAAAAAGCGTAGAAAATGATACCGCGAATAGCGGCACTACACTGCCAAATGATCAAATAGATTCAAATCATAGAGAAGAGCAATATCAAGATGTAGGATCATTAGGCGTTGATAAGCTTCCTAATGAGCTTTCTATTGCTGCAAACACCATCAACGAAGAAATTGGAAAAGAAACAGACAAATTTTCCCCGACGAATGAATTTCGTAAACTCGACAACAATGTTTCATCCTCTTCCACTTCCTCTGATAATGCTATTGTTACTTCACATCTGCATTTATCTCATCCACCTC CGTTACCCATTCGAACCCCTCGAAGATTACCGTCCGTACCTGTCCAACATACGTCTTATGGATTAGCCGACGAGGAGGAAGACGATATTTATCATAAGATTGAGGACTTTAGGAATACTACACCGTATGAAAATGTCGTAAAAACGTCTCAAACTGAAATGAACGACATACAAACGACCATTGAAGAATCTATTGTAACTCAGGATGATGTTCGAGTTTGCATTAAAAAGAGATATATGTCTGATGAAatacgaaaaaaagaaaatctcgaaatcgatACAAGAAAATCGGTTGGTTCGCGATGCGAATTAACTTACGACGATACCATTAATACTATATTAAAAGAAAATCGAGCCTTCGACAAGCACAATAAGTTTGCATCGTACGATGATGTTGAG AACATGATTTCGAATGAAAAGTCGATCAAGAGTCAAGCAACAGATAAATCGTACGAATCAACGAAATCACCGCAAAAGAGATCGTTCCTTAGCAGGGTAAGAAGTAAAAAGGAATCTCCGAGGAAATACGAGAAGAAAAGCAAGCATAAATCTCAGACACCGCCATTTCGATCGTCGCCACCGCCATCGCCGGCTCTTCCTATAAACAATGAAAAACAACCAACTTATTATGACGACGTATCCGATCTGATGAATATTCAGCAAGAAGTCAATCGTTTTGTGGAAGAACAGTCAGAGTACACGTGTCCACCACCACCCAAGCCAATCAATGAAAAACCGTCGGTAATCATTGACGTGATCGATGCGCACAAATTTTACGACGATGTTACCACGTACCGAGAAAAAGCTAAAAATGATCCCGAGACGCCTAAACTAGACCAG CTAACTTTTAAAAACCCAAAGCACCTTCACGATCCTGCCTGTATGGATAGCCCTGCCCCGTGCCTCATTTCATGCGAAAACATCGATACTTCGCACCAACTATTCGAAGAtaaagagcattataaagcgccGCGTATTGAATCGCGTTCTATCAATCCACAAACAGACGATCTATACGACGATATCGCTATACTCGCAGACTTTACAGCGCGACAAAAGGAAGTTTCCAATAAAAAGGATAATGAAGAAATAACGAGGTCACAAGTCAACCCGGAAAAGAGATCTTGGAATCGATTTGTTAGTGGAAGAAAATCGAAAACGATTGATTCAATTGTTGCTGAAACGGACGGCCATATTTTAAATACGATCGCAGATCCATCGGACGATATGGCAGAACAGCACGGTTCAACGCGAATGAACACTTTTATGAAACTTATTAGTAGAATGGAAAATTCTCTTGGTAAAGCAACCGCTCGAACAGCATCATCAGCATTATCAAATAAAACGAATCTGACCAATAATCCATAA
- the LOC143429265 gene encoding pyruvate dehydrogenase E1 component subunit alpha, somatic form, mitochondrial: MSISEKDSLITAYRCHGFAVVFGVSAREIFAELMGRYTGISKGKGGSMHMYAKQFYGGDGIVGGQVPIGAGLGLAQKYNGTGGVAWVFYGDGAASQGQIHEAYNMSKLWNLPVVYICENNLYAMGTVVNRHSANTNFYTRGDLIPGIKVDGMKLMDVREAIKFARDYALRNGPILLEMVTYRYFGHSMSDPGISYRSRDEVKSVQTERDPIVLLTNLLVENGIKTEAEIQEIRDSTYKAVDAELEQAKNDPYPEMSEIASHVYVKPLEKTRGKVPWELH; encoded by the exons ATGTCAATATCGGAGAAGGACAGTTTGATCACGGCTTATCGATGTCACGGCTTTGCGGTGGTGTTTGGCGTATCAGCGCGAGAAATATTTGCGGAATTGATGGGTCGTTATACCGGAATCTCGAAAGGAAAAGGTGGCTCTATGCATATGTACGCGAAGCAGTTTTACGGAGGCGACGGGATCGTTGGCGGTCAG GTACCGATCGGTGCTGGTTTGGGATTGGCTCAGAAATACAATGGGACAGGTGGAGTAGCCTGGGTATTCTACGGAGATGGTGCTGCATCTCAAGGTCAAATCCATGAAGCGTATAACATGTCGAAATTATGGAATCTCCCAGTGGTCTACATTTGCGAGAACAATTTATACGCAATGGGGACGGTGGTGAATAGGCACTCGGCGAACACCAATTTTTACACTCGAGGGGACTTGATACCGGGAATAAAA GTAGACGGCATGAAGTTAATGGATGTTCGCGAAGCTATAAAATTTGCCAGGGACTATGCGTTACGAAACGGTCCTATCCTCCTTGAAATGGTCACCTATAGATACTTTGGTCACAGTATGAGCGATCCCGGTATCTCGTATCGTTCCAGAGACGAAGTGAAATCAGTGCAAACCGAGCGAGATCCTATCGTGCTGTTGACAAACTTGCTTGTAGAGAATGGCATAAAAACTGAAGCAGAAATTCAA GAAATACGAGATAGCACATACAAAGCGGTAGATGCGGAATTGGAACAAGCTAAAAACGATCCATATCCGGAGATGTCTGAAATCGCGTCGCACGTTTACGTAAAGCCATTGGAAAAAACGCGCGGCAAAGTGCCCTGGGAACTTCATTGA
- the LOC143429347 gene encoding prolactin-releasing peptide receptor: MEDGLVLPNGSVDIQLSNNNSANSLKTIETDVISNGLIQLIFYIFYGNIFAFGLFGNVLVCFVVARNPRMQTVTNLFITNLALSDMLLCILAVPFTPLYTFLGGWIFGRTLCHLVPYAQGASVYISTLTLTSIAIDRFMVIIYPFHPRMKIEVCLSVIIGIWIIALLVTLPYGLFMHLEEPYTYCEEHWPNERFRMIFSSVTTILQFVLPFVVIAICYTCVSIKLNDRAKTKPGNKTSKREEADRERKKRTNRMLIAMVTVFGISWLPLNIVNIIDDFYSRANDWSYYRLCFFMTHCLAMSSTCYNPFLYAWLNDNFRKEFKQVLPCFLNATIDQNPRSNEEFPNNNECNGNNTLQESLLPNETRIRNTNLEDFELIVLEGTTSNTSRDLRGKEEF, translated from the exons ATGGAAGATGGATTGGTTTTGCCTAACGGGAGCGTGGACATCCAATTAAGCAATAACAATTCTGCGAACAGCTTGAAAACCATAGAAACAGATGTAATCTCGAACGGTTTAATACAGTTAATCTTTTACATATTTTATGGGAACATCTTTGCGTTCGGTCTGTTCGGTAACGTACTGGTATGCTTTGTTGTCGCACGAAATCCTCGGATGCAAACGGTAACGAATCTGTTTATCACGAATTTGGCATTGAGCGATATGCTACTTTGCATTCTGGCGGTCCCATTCACTCCGTTGTACACGTTCCTTGGGGGTTGGATATTTGGGAGAACTCTTTGCCATTTGGTGCCATACGCTCAAGGCGCGAGCGTGTACATTAGCACGCTAACATTAACAAGCATTGCGATCGATAGATTCATGGTGATCATATACCCGTTTCACCCTCGTATGAAAATTGAAGTTTGTTTAAGCGTGATCATTGGTATTTGGATAATCGCGTTGTTGGTTACCTTACCCTACGGGCTTTTCATGCATCTGGAGGAGCCATATACGTATTGCGAGGAACATTGGCCGAACGAGCGATTTCGCATGATCTTCAGTTCCGTCACGACGATACTGCAATTTGTTTTGCCCTTTGTCGTGATTGCTATTTGTTATACTTGCGTCTCGATCAAGCTGAACGACCGAGCTAAAACGAAACCCGGTAATAAAACCAGTAAGAGAGAAGAAGCTGACAGGGAGAGGAAGAAACGAACGAACCGGATGCTGATCGCTATGGTTACCGTGTTCGGCATATCTTGGCTACCATTGAACATCGTCAACATTATCGACGATTTTTATTCGCGAGCCAACGATTGGTCTTATTACAGACTCTGCTTTTTCATGACGCACTGCCTCGCTATGAGTAGCACCTGCTACAATCCCTTCCTTTACGCTTGGCTCAACGATAACTTTCGCAAAGAGTTCAAGCAA GTACTCCCATGTTTCTTAAATGCAACTATCGACCAAAACCCACGAAGCAACGAAGAATTTCCGAATAATAATGAGTGTAACGGAAATAATACGCTTCAGGAATCTTTGCTGCCGAATGAAACACGAATAAGGAATACGAATCTAGAAGATTTCGAATTGATCGTTCTCGAGGGAACCACTAGCAACACGTCGAGGGACTTGAGGGGAAAGGAAGAATTCTAA
- the LOC143429348 gene encoding epimerase family protein SDR39U1 isoform X2, translating to MPGPNRISWHDVESNGLPQNTTAVINIAGQNILDLKQRWSEGFKQNVINSRVETTKSLANAIIHTKAEAFVTISGVSYYKPNDTEYTEGSNCEKYDFLSELCHKWEAAAQLPKDSNIRQTTIRSGVVLGRNGGMIKQMYLPFFFGLGGSISNGNQYMPWIHIVDLVNLFLYSIETNNVHGILNGVAPQIVTNKEFTKAFARAMRRPALIPVPSIVLNSFFNKERAKIMLEGQKVVPKRVKELGFQYRYPDIDSACAELVGKNT from the exons ATGCCTGGACCTAATCGAATATCATGG CATGATGTGGAATCTAATGGTTTACCTCAGAATACGACTGCTGTAATTAACATTGCTGGTCAGAATATACTCGATTTAAAACAACGATGGTCGGAAGGATTTAAGCAAAATGTTATAAATAGCAGAGTAGAAACAACAAAATCCTTGGCTAATGCTATAATACATACCAAAGCTGAAGCTTTTGTAACAATTTCTGGTGTATCTTATTATAAACCAAATGATACAGAATATACTGAAGGAAGCAATTGTGAGAAATATGATTTCTTATCAG AACTTTGTCATAAGTGGGAAGCAGCTGCACAACTTCCAAAAGATAGCAATATCAGACAAACTACAATTAGATCTGGAGTTGTATTAGGAAGAAATGGTGGTATGATTAAACAAATGTATTTACCATTTTTCTTTGGATTGGGTGGTTCTATTAGTAATGGAAATCAATACATGCCATGGATACACATAGTAGATTTGGTCAATTTGTTTCTTTACTCGATTGAAACAAACAATGTGCATGGTATATTAAACGGAGTTGCTCCTCAG ATTGTGACTAATAAAGAATTTACTAAAGCATTTGCACGTGCGATGCGAAGACCCGCTCTTATTCCTGTACCAAGTATTGTTTTGAATAGTTTTTTCAATAAAGAACGTGCAAAG ATTATGCTGGAAGGACAGAAAGTTGTGCCCAAGCGTGTCAAAGAATTAGGATTTCAGTACAGATATCCAGATATTGATTCTGCTTGTGCTGAATTAGTTGGTAAAAATACTTAA
- the Atg101 gene encoding autophagy-related protein 101: protein MNARTQLFELSMEGRQVDEAVASIFHSVLFHRSLGKFKYKQEGSYSVGTVGYQDVDCDFIDFTYVCCSSVHLDKTLKREISGFSEALRSTDSPGSGQISLEFFQKKKNRWPFQPECIPWEVWTVRLELIKLTTEHERQICREKVGDLLTDKILYITEVMNRHDYIPKMPNQDELDLIFDTSYPDIQPYLFKLSFTTSSPSSTTMGNTMKKLIKETLSI, encoded by the coding sequence ATGAATGCCAGAACTCAATTATTTGAATTAAGCATGGAGGGCAGGCAAGTGGACGAAGCAGTGGCAAGTATCTTCCACAGTGTTCTTTTCCATCGAAGTCTTGGTAAATTTAAGTACAAGCAAGAAGGTAGCTATTCAGTAGGTACCGTCGGATATCAAGATGTTGACTGTGACTTTATCGATTTCACTTATGTCTGTTGTTCATCGGTGCATCTGGATAAAACTTTGAAACGTGAAATATCAGGTTTTTCTGAAGCTTTACGTTCCACCGATAGTCCAGGTTCTGGCCAAATATCCTTGGAATTCTTTCAGAAGAAGAAAAATCGTTGGCCCTTTCAACCAGAATGCATACCATGGGAAGTATGGACAGTACGCTTGGAACTTATCAAATTAACAACAGAACACGAGCGACAGATTTGCAGGGAAAAGGTCGGAGATTTATTAACGGATAAGATTCTTTACATAACGGAAGTAATGAATCGACATGATTATATTCCTAAAATGCCAAATCAAGATGAACTAGATTTGATCTTTGATACATCATATCCTGACATACAGCCTTATCTGTTCAAATTATCGTTTACAACATCTAGCCCATCAAGTACAACCATGGGTAATACAATGAAAAAGTTGATCAAAGAAACGTTATCCATTTAG